One Cyprinus carpio isolate SPL01 chromosome A16, ASM1834038v1, whole genome shotgun sequence genomic region harbors:
- the hapln2 gene encoding hyaluronan and proteoglycan link protein 2: protein MNFIAVLVISSGFFSCNSAKYHHYNQDKDKDLKYLLEPLVYAEVTARRGHTVVLPCVMRFKPPHYRVKWTKIEPPSQGVENIVLITNGHADKQYGSVGPRASLLHAHNLDVSLRLTDLELEDDGSYRCELINGIEDESVIITLRIEGVVFPYQSHHGRYRFTFFDAKEACAEQDATLATYKQLYRAWTEGLDWCNAGWLSDGTVSYPVLQPRPACGGDLLSGIRSYGPRHKTRDHYDAFCFTSTTKGSVFFIPGPFNSAEAERACRQDGASLAKVGQIYSSWKFQQLDHCDGGWLQDGSVRFPIINPREHCGGIAEPGVRSFGYLSKSLRLYGAYCYR from the exons ATGAACTTTATTGCTGTGCTGGTGATTTCATCCGGATTCTTCTCTTGCAACTCTGCAAAATACCACCACTATAATCAAG acaAGGACAAAGATCTGAAATACCTCTTGGAACCTCTGGTATATGCTGAGGTCACTGCTCGCCGTGGACACACAGTTGTTTTGCCATGTGTGATGAGATTCAAACCACCGCACTACAGAGTAAAGTGGACTAAAATTGAACCCCCTAGTCAAGGAGTGGAAAACATAGTGCTTATAACAAACGGACACGCAGATAAGCAGTATGGCTCAGTCGGGCCTCGGGCGTCTCTCCTGCATGCACATAACCTGGATGTTTCTCTCCGTCTTACTGACCTGGAGCTGGAAGATGATGGCAGCTACCGCTGTGAACTGATCAATGGAATTGAGGATGAAAGTGTCATTATTACTCTGAGAATTGAAG GTGTTGTATTTCCTTATCAGAGCCACCATGGTCGGTACAGATTTACATTCTTTGATGCTAAAGAAGCTTGTGCTGAACAGGATGCCACACTTGCCACTTacaagcagctttacaggg CGTGGACTGAAGGGTTGGACTGGTGCAATGCTGGATGGCTGAGCGATGGAACTGTCAGTTACCCAGTCCTGCAACCACGGCCGGCTTGTGGAGGGGATCTTCTATCAGGCATCCGAAGTTACGGGCCCCGTCACAAAACACGGGACCACTATGATGCTTTCTGCTTTACCTCGACCACTAAGG GCTCTGTGTTCTTCATTCCGGGGCCATTCAATTCTGCCGAGGCTGAACGTGCCTGCAGACAGGATGGTGCCAGTCTAGCGAAGGTTGGTCAGATCTACTCATCTTGGAAGTTTCAGCAGCTTGACCACTGCGATGGAGGCTGGCTGCAGGATGGCAGTGTACGATTCCCCATCATCAACCCAAGGGAGCACTGTGGAGGGATTGCAGAACCAGGGGTTCGTAGCTTCGGGTACCTCAGCAAAAGTTTACGGCTTTATGGGGCTTATTGCTACAGATAA
- the bcan gene encoding brevican core protein, which translates to MRSAMFLHRLLCAICLFVLTSSAVFSHAADETAFLQVTIPDSPPVSTILGGSLTLPCLVSLSRTTSLGRHAVLNQPRVKWSFLSSNRETEILVARGERVKVSELYKGRASLLNYAASSADLTLRLDGLIHNDTGFYRCEVQHGLEDAHDQAQVKVKGVVFHYRHPSSRYAFTFDKAKDACEDIGAQIASPEQLLAAHRSGYEQCDAGWLSDRSVRYPIQIPREGCFGDMDGSPGVRNYGTVDNDELNDVYCYVENIHGEVFHGSSPQRFSLTEAKTYCEQQGAQLATTGQLYAAWNDGLNHCSPGWLADGSVRYPLVISHGRCEGSEPGVKTVYRFSNQTGFPEPHTRHDTYCFRANRNSQTDLLIDHMATEPEDTEQHIMTLADRQEEYNLDQITQQSENEAQGAVESFSIYSTQTTSQPEEHKHNTSPQLHVTASTYRDSTIPTSTERYLESTEVTWQKVESVPEIYMDPIHNDFTQEGEPDIKASTIDGVESSNHRHYQPMPDTNLQPGEPIDFIPPTEAQPETTEEPSSHPKEIDGSKHFQPMPNTNLEDEDKDHVTSKIFMTTEGTTLEYDSSNAVTSQDAPVQSSPSTYLPEGAAVDENAGHITVTPEPDEDLGLFTHTTQSTSIRPSSTEDWLEGSSEDLTLLSTQKAKHLITSQKSETYGASTPETMTESFSLTHLSSISPTFKPRHESSSGHHQNAEETSTETLPMSLGAVDDASDYSTGSTTPKETQSSEGSADHDDILPLTLLTTPMFHLLGTSTTHGPVQVEIKSPQEMEGVFSESTTPSVLGIVEEELEKVDQEGLGEEPIQRVTISNELNNSTVTFSVDGSDENVSSGERELPGNGSSVIKHPYSNMVTITPSNLTDIQDLIETNSDDDNQASTVGPTVSLEVTLLPHGTQSPIWQTVSSSTNPGEFRADVEFSGEAALTTDDIKALDESDSTNAPTNEQTTQTQKPSTTTANNKDDDDNDYELMTMIMKNDVKTTPESSTLPARPTQRVLVRIEYISDACLENPCKNGGTCVDSGEGHRCLCLPSYGGDVCETDLEHCEPGWEKFQGFCYKHFTKRQKWEVAEQHCRMGGGHLVSVMSPEEQKFINDKYREYQWTGLNDKTIEGDFRWSDGNPLLYENWYRGQPDSYFLSGEDCVVMAWYDDGRWSDIPCNYQLSYTCKKGIAAFCDQPPLVLHTKIFGRRQLKYRANSQVRYYCEPGFIQRQNPIITCQSNGQWEEPKITCSPAGAAYSNGELVTWPTGQNKEIIIGETTTKTTTPEYLDIK; encoded by the exons ATGAG ATCAGCGATGTTCCTGCATAGACTGCTGTGTGCCATCTGCCTCTTTGTCTTGACATCTTCTGCTGTCTTCAGCCATGCAGCAG atGAGACCGCATTCTTACAAGTGACCATTCCTGATAGCCCCCCAGTGTCTACAATTTTGGGGGGCTCCCTGACTCTCCCCTGTCTGGTGAGTCTCTCCCGGACCACATCTTTGGGCCGACATGCTGTATTGAACCAGCCACGAGTCAAATGGAGCTTTCTTTCAtcaaacagagagacagaaatcTTGGTGGCCCGTGGTGAGCGGGTAAAGGTGAGTGAGTTGTATAAAGGCAGGGCGTCACTGCTGAATTATGCTGCCTCTTCAGCTGATCTCACCCTCAGACTGGATGGACTGATACACAATGATACAGGCTTCTACCGCTGTGAAGTCCAGCATGGCTTGGAGGATGCTCATGACCAGGCACAAGTTAAAGTAAAAg GTGTTGTCTTCCACTACCGGCATCCCTCAAGTCGCTACGCCTTTACGTTTGATAAGGCCAAAGACGCGTGTGAGGACATTGGAGCTCAGATTGCTTCTCCAGAACAGCTGCTGGCTGCGCACCGCAGTGGTTATGAGCAGTGTGACGCTGGCTGGCTTTCAGATCGCTCTGTTAG ATACCCAATCCAGATTCCACGTGAAGGGTGTTTTGGAGACATGGATGGATCACCAGGTGTTCGAAACTATGGCACGGTGGATAATGATGAATTAAATGACGTGTATTGCTATGTGGAGAACATTCATG GGGAGGTTTTTCATGGCTCATCCCCACAGCGCTTCAGCTTGACGGAGGCTAAGACATACTGTGAGCAGCAGGGAGCTCAGCTAGCCACCACTGGTCAACTGTACGCTGCATGGAATGATGGTCTGAACCACTGCAGTCCAGGCTGGCTTGCTGATGGAAGCGTTCGATATCCCCTTGTGATCTCTCACGGACGGTGTGAGGGTTCTGAACCTGGTGTCAAGACAGTTTATCGTTTTAGCAATCAAACAGGTTTCCCCGAACCACACACCCGCCATGACACTTACTGCTTCAGAG CTAACAGAAACTCTCAGACAGACTTACTTATAGATCATATGGCAACAGAGCCAGAGGACACTGAGCAGCATATTATGACTTTAGCAGATCGCCAAGAGGAGTACAATTTGGATCAGATCACTCAACAGTCAGAAAATGAAGCTCAGGGGGCTGTTGAGTCCTTCTCCATTTACAGCACACAGACTACTTCACAACCTgaggaacacaaacacaacacaagcccTCAGTTACATGTCACTGCCAGCACCTATAGAGACTCCACCATCCCAACCAGCACAGAGAGATATCTTGAGTCCACTGAGGTCACCTGGCAAAAAGTTGAGTCTGTTCCAGAGATTTACATGGATCCAATACACAATGATTTCACACAAGAAGGAGAACCAGATATAAAAGCTTCAACAATTGATGGTGTTGAGAGCAGCAATCATAGACACTACCAACCAATGCCAGATACCAACCTACAGCCGGGAGAGCCCATCGACTTCATCCCACCTACAGAGGCTCAGCCAGAGACAACAGAGGAACCATCCTCTCATCCGAAGGAGATAGATGGGTCCAAACACTTCCAACCCATGCCAAACACCAACCTGGAGGACGAGGATAAAGATCATGTGACTAGTAAGATTTTTATGACCACTGAGGGTACAACACTGGAATATGACTCAAGCAATGCTGTCACAAGTCAGGATGCTCCAGTCCAGTCAAGTCCCTCAACATACCTACCTGAAGGTGCTGCAGTAGATGAAAATGCAGGACATATCACAGTAACTCCAGAGCCAGATGAAGACCTTGGTCTCTTTACTCACACAACTCAGTCTACCTCAATAAGACCATCCAGCACTGAAGATTGGTTGGAGGGTTCCAGTGAGGATTTGACCTTGTTATCCACACAAAAAGCCAAACATTTAATCACCTCGCAAAAATCTGAGACATATGGAGCATCTACACCTGAGACTATGACAGAGAGCTTCTCATTAACACATCTGAGCAGTATTAGTCCga CTTTTAAACCCAGACATGAAAGCAGTTCTGGACACCATCAAAATGCTGAAGAGACCTCAACTGAGACTCTTCCTATGTCTCTTGGTGCAGTTGATGATGCCAGTGATTATTCAACTGGGAGCACAACACCGAAGGAAACTCAATCTTCTGAAGGTTCTGCTGATCATGATGACATCCTGCCACTCACACTGTTGACCACCCCTATGTTTCATCTATTGGGCACATCAACCACACATGGGCCTGTACAGGTAGAAATCAAGTCTCCACAGGAAATGGAAGGAGTCTTTTCTGAAAGCACCACTCCATCTGTCCTTGGGATTGTGGAAGAAGAATTGGAGAAAGTGGATCAGGAAGGGCTTGGAGAGGAACCTATTCAACGAGTCACCATATCCAATGAGCTTAATAATTCTACTGTAACTTTCAGTGTTGATGGCAGTGATGAGAATGTCTCTTCCGGAGAAAGAGAACTTCCAGGAAACGGGTCTTCAGTTATTAAGCATCCATACTCAAATATGGTCACCATCACTCCCTCTAATCTGACAGATATTCAAGACCTTATTGAAACAAATAGTGATGATGATAATCAGGCCAGCACTGTGGGACCCACAGTAAGTCTGGAGGTTACACTTCTTCCTCATGGGACCCAAAGTCCCATCTGGCAAACTGTGTCCTCTTCCACAAACCCAGGAGAGTTCAGAGCAGATGTTGAATTCAGTGGGGAAGCAGCACTTACCACAGATGACATCAAAGCCTTAGATGAATCTGACTCCACCAATGCACCCACCAATGAGCAGACAACGCAAACCCAAAAACCATCTACTACGACAGCCAACAATAAAGATGATGACGATAATGATTATGAACTCATGACAATGATTATGAAGAATGATGTCAAAACCACACCTGAGTCTTCCACTCTACCTGCCAGACCTACCCAGAGAGTGTTGGTCAGGATAGAATACATTTCAG ATGCATGTCTGGAGAACCCTTGTAAAAATGGAGGCACATGTGTGGACAGTGGAGAAGGTCATAGGTGTCTCTGTCTACCAAGTTATGGAGGAGATGTTTGTGAGACAG ATCTAGAGCACTGTGAACCAGGCTGGGAAAAGTTCCAAGGTTTTTGTTACAAACATTTCACCAAACGGCAGAAATGGGAGGTGGCAGAGCAGCACTGTCGCATGGGCGGAGGTCACCTGGTCTCTGTTATGTCACCTGAGGAACAGAAGTTTATCAATG atAAGTACAGGGAGTATCAGTGGACAGGTCTCAATGACAAGACCATTGAGGGAGATTTCCGTTGGTCAGACGGGAACCCTCTG TTGTATGAGAACTGGTATCGTGGACAACCAGACAGCTACTTCCTGTCAGGGGAGGATTGTGTTGTCATGGCATGGTACGATGATGGCCGTTGGAGTGATATCCCTTGCAACTACCAGCTGTCCTACACCTGCAAGAAAGGCATTG cagccttCTGTGACCAGCCCCCTCTCGTGCTGCACACTAAGATATTTGGACGTCGTCAATTAAAGTACAGGGCCAATTCACAGGTGCGCTACTACTGTGAGCCAGGCTTCATCCAGAGACAAAACCCTATCATCACATGTCAGAGCAACGGACAGTGGGAGGAACCTAAGATCACTTGTTCACCAG CAGGAGCAGCATATTCAAATGGAGAACTGGTAACATGGCCCACAGGTCAGAACAAGGAAATAATCATAGgagagacaacaacaaaaacaacaacaccggAATATTTGGAtataaaatga
- the isg20l2 gene encoding interferon-stimulated 20 kDa exonuclease-like 2, producing MSGLMLNLVYEPSSGGKSDKSRGNAKHERFLGRRHYLEHKGLLKEKQNQKRNKKNKQKNKKKLLNTQHNGGDQSKPSAIFPKFTSYLPNKTSEPSSSAQTFSRKSTFSFPSTASTSQRHPTDQAAPRTLGPLKYVAMDCEMVGTGPKGCRNELARCSIVSYEGDVIYDKYIKPIYPVTDFRTRWSGIRRQDLLHAIPFDQAQKEIVKIITGKVVVGHAINNDFKALKYFHPACQTRDTARIPLLNQKAGLPENEMVSLKRLTKAIFKKDIQTGKGGHSSVEDAKATMELYKVVESMWEQKLSASAKAVDLALNQKT from the exons ATGTCAGGGCTTATGTTGAACCTGGTTTATGAGCCTAGTAGTGGAGGCAAATCAGATAAATCCAGAGGAAATGCTAAGCATGAGCGTTTCCTTGGAAGGAGACATTACCTGGAGCACAAGGGTTTgttaaaagagaaacaaaatcaaaagagaaacaaaaagaacaagcagaaaaataaaaaaaagttattaaacacgCAGCACAATGGAGGCGATCAGTCAAAACCAAGTGCTATTTTTCCAAAATTTACCTCTTATCTGCCTAATAAGACAAGTGAGCCTTCTAGTTCTGCGCAGACGTTTTCAAGGAAATCCACATTTTCATTTCCTTCCACTGCCTCCACATCTCAGAGGCATCCGACAGACCAAGCGGCACCCCGCACACTCGGACCTTTAAAATACGTGGCAATGGACTGTGAGATGGTGGGAACAGGACCGAAGGGGTGTCGCAATGAACTCGCCCGCTGCAGTATTGTATCCTACGAGGGTGATGTGATTTATGATAAATATATCAAACCCATCTACCCAGTGACAGATTTCCGCACTCGCTGGAGTGGAATCAGGAGGCAGGACCTACTCCATGCCATACCCTTTGATCAGGCACAGAAAGAG ATTGTGAAGATAATAACAGGGAAAGTGGTTGTGGGCCATGCCATCAATAATGACTTCAAGGCCTTAAAATATTTCCATCCTGCTTGCCAAACACGAGATACGGCACGGATTCCACTGCTAAACCAGAAAGCTGGGCTGCCTGAGAATGAAATGGTGTCTCTGAAGAGGCTCACTAAGGCTATTTTCAAAAAGGACATACAG ACAGGGAAGGGAGGCCACTCATCAGTAGAAGATGCCAAAGCCACCATGGAACTGTACAAAGTAGTGGAAAGCATGTGGGAGCAAAAACTCTCAGCTTCAGCTAAAGCAGTGGATCTAGCTCTGAATCAAAAAACATAa
- the mettl25b gene encoding protein RRNAD1: MFVAAFSEQEQRELAEKLTSLLSTYRHISDSYIIEFFSESLWDTLPVSWQDALGDLTPPQIADLLLDKETQDRRYPSVWPLSLLALRTAAHALTFPRKAPGGHSQDTGAAVPEEFQLNQSQSSLLGHIFRKHVKPKKQHEICQLGTLVKKLCDQANCKCVVDVGSGQGHLTRFLSFGLGLDVTGIEADPNLVSMATKFDRQLLLTLTKENQKSGNAQSLHSAPGPSPRHVVGWVNPKASWDVFIQQLGVIATESDSIRATTGSSEKKQQVEELHLEPHSCQTKAEELQNALLTQKTAINTSDSVAQINTQVFPSVMATKMLTCKTVPVNDCGAKKPASFVLTGLHACGDLSSTLLRHFTNCPHVQVITSVACCYMKISTKEQPNPPGVFQPSFSSDTVVDSCSEYGYPMSDWVRGLPGHQLSYKAREGACHAIEDYLHRLREESGLLRTHCYRAILESIIRAERPDMRRPGVQTVKKAHALSFSEYARLALPRVGLPADLPLDPVRVDAMLAHQGKVVAYFSLVLLLAPVVETLVLLDRMIFLQEKGFQSKLIPLFDAAFSPRNLVLVAVKPKEAQS, from the exons ATGTTTGTTGCGGCTTTTTCAGAGCAGGAGCAGAGGGAACTAGCTGAGAAGCTGACTTCGCTCCTGTCAACCTACAGACACATATCAGACTCCTACATAATA GAGTTCTTCAGTGAGAGTTTGTGGGATACTCTACCTGTGAGCTGGCAGGACGCCCTCGGTGATCTTACACCCCCACAGATCGCTGATCTGCTGCTGGATAAAGAGACTCAGGACAGGCG GTACCCATCTGTGTGGCCTCTTTCCTTACTGGCGCTGCGGACAGCAGCACATGCGCTGACGTTTCCACGTAAAGCACCAGGTGGGCACAGTCAGGACACAGGTGCAGCTGTGCCAGAGGAGTTTCAGTTGAACCAGAGTCAGAGTTCTTTGTTAGGACACATTTTCCGTAAACACGTCAAGCCAAAGAAGCAGCATGAAATCTGCCAACTAGGCACG CTGGTCAAGAAGTTGTGTGATCAGGCTAACTGTAAGTGTGTGGTTGATGTTGGATCTGGGCAG GGCCATTTGACACGGTTTCTGTCTTTTGGACTCGGCCTGGATGTCACTGGAATTGAAGCTGACCCTAACCTTGTTTCCATGGCTACTAAATTTGATAGACAGCTTCTATTGACACTCACCAAAGAGAATCAAAAG TCAGGAAATGCTCAGAGTCTTCATTCTGCACCTGGTCCTTCTCCTCGTCATGTGGTGGGCTGGGTCAACCCAAAGGCTTCATGGGATGTCTTCATTCAGCAGCTTGGTGTGATAGCAACTGAAAGTGACAGTATTAGAGCAACCACTGGGTCAAGTGAAAAGAAACAGCAGGTGGAGGAGCTGCATCTAGAGCCGCATTCATGCCAAACCAAAGCAGAGGAGTTACAAAATGCACTGCTGACTCAAAAAACTGCTATTAATACTTCAGACTCTGTAGCACAAATAAACACTCAGGTTTTTCCATCAGTGATGGCAACCAAAATGCTTACCTGTAAAACCGTACCAGTTAATGATTGTGGTGCCAAAAAACCTGCTAGTTTTGTCCTTACAGGTCTTCACGCCTGTGGAGATCTTAGCTCTACACTTCTGCGTCATTTCACCAACTGCCCTCACGTTCAGGTCATCACATCGGTCGCTTGCTGCTACATGAAAATCTCAACCAAGGAGCAGCCAAACCCTCCAGGGGTTTTTCAGCCCTCGTTTTCTTCAGACACAGTGGTAGATTCCTGTTCAGAATATGGTTATCCTATGAGTGACTGGGTACGTGGATTACCAGGGCATCAGCTGTCGTATAAGGCACGAGAGGGTGCATGTCATGCAATAGAGGACTATCTCCATCGTCTGAGAGAGGAGAGTGGCTTACTGCGGACACACTGCTACAGAGCCATCTTAGAAAGCATCATCAGAGCGGAGAGGCCTGATATGCGCAGACCGGGAGTTCAGACTGTTAAGAAAGCCCACGCACTGTCATTTTCTGA GTATGCTCGTTTGGCATTGCCTCGGGTGGGCCTACCTGCTGATCTCCCACTTGACCCTGTCCGTGTGGATGCAATGCTAGCACACCAGGGTAAAGTGGTGGCGTACTTCAGCCTGGTTCTTCTCCTTGCACCTGTGGTGGAAACTCTAGTGTTACTGGACAGAATGATTTTCCTGCAGGAGAAAG gTTTCCAGAGTAAACTCATCCCACTCTTTGATGCTGCTTTTTCCCCACGCAACCTGGTACTGGTGGCCGTCAAGCCCAAAGAAGCACAGAGCTGA
- the s100a1 gene encoding protein S100-A1 — MVSKLEDAMEGLIKVFHTYSSKEGDKYKLSKAELKSLLQGELSDFLAASKDPMVVEKIMSDLDENRDGEVDFQEFVVLVAALTVACNEIFVKSMKN; from the exons ATGGTTTCAAAACTGGAGGACGCAATGGAAGGCCTGATTAAAGTGTTCCACACATACTCCTCCAAAGAAGGAGACAAGTACAAGCTAAGCAAAGCTGAGCTCAAAAGCTTGCTTCAGGGAGAACTTAGTGACTTTTTAGCT GCGAGTAAAGACCCCATGGTTGTGGAGAAGATCATGTCTGATTTGGATGAGAACCGGGATGGAGAAGTGGACTTTCAGGAGTTTGTTGTGCTGGTGGCTGCTCTCACAGTGGCGTGTAATGAAATCTTTGTAAAGAGCATGAAGAATTAA